From the genome of Polyangiaceae bacterium, one region includes:
- a CDS encoding bifunctional (p)ppGpp synthetase/guanosine-3',5'-bis(diphosphate) 3'-pyrophosphohydrolase: MLTSQELIRRVQEYHPGADVELIARAYEFASEAHKGQTRKSGDPYFSHPISVAAVIIDLRLDAASVIAGLLHDVVEDTLATLSDIERIFGAEVAFLVDGVTKLSKINFVSKEDRQAENFRKMLIAMARDIRVLLVKLCDRLDNMRTLEHMKPEAQDRIARETMEIYAPLANRLGIARFKSELEDLAFKYLEPQAYGDLTQKVLGSKKERDKYITDVSKVLSAKLAEQGFPSEVTGRAKHLYSIWRKMQAQQCDYDQVYDVIAFRVLVESVADCYATLGVIHSQWTPVPGRFKDYVALPKPNMYQSLHTTVIGPGRERIEVQIRTHEMHRVAEQGIAAHWRYKERNSGGIDPKDAARFGWLRQLMEFQKDMKDPAEFLESVKVDLFQDEVYVFTPKGDVRVFPRGSTPIDFAYAIHSQVGDHCSGARSNGAIVPLRYKLRNGDVVEVMTNPNQHPNKDWLDFVTTSRAKSRIRSYLRADQREKSLKLGRELLEKEMHQGGISLARLTKNEAELRKLTEHFNVQSFDELLIGIGYGKHAARDVIAFLAPPQAGATETVPPASLKESRIESLVRKVTGRDSHGIKLNGIDDVLVRYTKCCNPLPGDEIVGFISRGRGITVHRRNCPKALDTDPERRVEISWDARAKINRPVQLRVMTANRPGILATVGQTFHEQGINISEATCRAGDDGRATNTFSFLCSDLAQLKGVIRQLQRIPGVIAVERT; encoded by the coding sequence ATGCTGACGTCGCAAGAGCTAATCCGTCGGGTCCAGGAATACCATCCAGGGGCCGACGTCGAGCTCATCGCCCGTGCTTACGAGTTTGCCTCGGAAGCGCATAAGGGACAAACGCGAAAAAGCGGCGATCCGTACTTTTCGCACCCGATATCCGTTGCCGCAGTCATCATCGATCTTCGGCTCGATGCGGCCAGTGTCATTGCGGGCCTCTTGCACGACGTCGTCGAAGACACTCTCGCGACGCTTTCGGACATCGAGCGGATTTTCGGCGCGGAAGTCGCGTTTCTCGTCGATGGCGTCACGAAGCTGTCGAAGATCAACTTCGTATCGAAGGAAGACCGCCAAGCGGAAAATTTCCGCAAAATGCTGATTGCGATGGCACGCGACATTCGCGTGCTGCTCGTGAAGCTTTGCGATCGCTTGGACAACATGCGGACGCTCGAGCACATGAAGCCCGAGGCGCAGGATCGCATTGCGCGCGAGACGATGGAGATCTACGCGCCTCTCGCCAATCGACTCGGCATCGCGCGATTCAAGAGCGAGCTCGAAGACTTGGCCTTCAAGTACTTGGAGCCCCAAGCGTACGGGGACCTGACGCAAAAGGTGCTCGGATCGAAAAAAGAGCGCGACAAGTACATCACCGATGTATCGAAGGTCCTTTCGGCCAAGCTTGCCGAGCAAGGATTTCCGTCGGAAGTCACGGGCCGCGCGAAGCACCTGTATTCGATCTGGCGCAAAATGCAGGCGCAGCAGTGCGACTACGATCAGGTCTACGACGTCATCGCATTCCGCGTGCTGGTCGAATCGGTGGCCGACTGTTACGCGACGCTTGGCGTCATCCACTCACAGTGGACGCCTGTTCCGGGTCGCTTCAAGGACTACGTCGCGCTGCCCAAGCCCAACATGTACCAATCGCTGCACACGACGGTGATTGGTCCCGGGCGCGAACGCATCGAGGTGCAGATACGCACGCACGAGATGCATCGCGTGGCCGAGCAAGGCATCGCGGCGCATTGGCGCTACAAAGAGCGCAACTCGGGGGGGATCGATCCGAAGGACGCTGCGCGTTTCGGGTGGCTCCGCCAGCTCATGGAATTCCAAAAGGACATGAAGGATCCGGCGGAATTCCTCGAGAGCGTGAAGGTCGATCTGTTCCAAGACGAAGTTTACGTCTTCACGCCGAAGGGCGATGTGCGCGTGTTCCCTCGCGGCTCGACGCCCATCGACTTTGCGTACGCGATCCACAGCCAAGTCGGTGATCACTGTTCGGGCGCGCGATCGAACGGCGCGATCGTTCCTTTGCGTTACAAGCTCCGCAATGGCGACGTCGTCGAGGTGATGACGAACCCGAACCAGCATCCGAACAAGGACTGGCTCGACTTCGTCACGACGAGCCGCGCCAAGAGCCGCATCCGCAGCTACCTGCGCGCCGATCAACGCGAAAAGTCCCTCAAGCTCGGTCGCGAGCTGCTCGAAAAAGAGATGCACCAAGGCGGCATCAGCCTGGCTCGTTTGACCAAAAACGAAGCCGAGCTGCGCAAGTTGACCGAACACTTCAACGTGCAGTCGTTCGACGAGCTGCTCATCGGTATCGGCTACGGCAAGCATGCAGCGCGTGACGTGATCGCGTTCCTCGCTCCTCCTCAGGCAGGCGCGACCGAGACGGTTCCTCCGGCGTCGCTCAAGGAAAGCCGCATCGAGTCGCTGGTCCGCAAAGTCACTGGTCGCGACAGTCACGGCATCAAGCTGAACGGGATTGACGACGTTCTCGTTCGATACACGAAGTGCTGCAATCCGCTGCCTGGCGACGAGATCGTCGGCTTCATCTCGCGCGGACGCGGAATCACGGTGCACAGGCGAAACTGCCCGAAAGCGCTCGACACCGATCCCGAGCGGCGCGTCGAAATTTCATGGGATGCACGCGCCAAGATCAACCGGCCCGTACAGCTTCGCGTCATGACGGCCAATCGTCCCGGCATCCTCGCGACGGTAGGACAAACCTTTCACGAGCAAGGCATCAACATCAGCGAAGCGACGTGTCGCGCCGGCGACGATGGTCGAGCGACGAATACGTTCAGCTTCCTGTGCTCGGATCTCGCTCAGTTGAAGGGCGTCATTCGGCAGCTTCAACGCATTCCGGGCGTCATCGCGGTCGAACGGACGTGA
- the hemW gene encoding radical SAM family heme chaperone HemW, protein MMPIGVYVHFPWCLKKCPYCDFVSFAEEPRMIEHERYADAVITELERRAESFADRTLTTVFFGGGTPSLWAPSAIGRVLDAIVRAATNVTNDLEVTVECNPTSLDEDKARALVDVGVNRLSVGVQGTDRERLEFLGRLHDAQGGLAAVAAAVRAGVPRVSADLIYGIALPEAGSSARYLAGGPVREQSPNDAAAEARRVAETGVTHVSAYSLTIEPGTRFGELSRRGKLPVASDDVVADAFFAIEEALGAAGLEHYEISNYARPGHEARHNLGYWRGHDYLGLGCAAFGTISGKASGQRASWALRYRNLIDPSRYMRAALDRAVDVESEEALAPETRLRERIMLGLRLRSGFDLEEAASDLGQPVWTDARRKAADQLSARGKLEVHENRLRIPKQAWVLADGIAAELF, encoded by the coding sequence ATGATGCCCATCGGAGTCTACGTTCACTTCCCGTGGTGTCTCAAAAAGTGCCCCTACTGCGACTTCGTCTCTTTCGCCGAAGAACCTCGCATGATCGAGCACGAGCGATACGCCGACGCTGTCATCACCGAGCTCGAACGACGCGCTGAATCGTTCGCGGACCGAACGCTCACGACGGTGTTTTTCGGCGGGGGCACACCTTCCCTTTGGGCACCTTCGGCCATCGGTCGCGTGCTCGATGCAATCGTACGTGCAGCAACGAACGTGACGAACGACCTGGAGGTGACGGTCGAATGCAACCCGACGTCCCTCGATGAAGACAAAGCACGGGCGCTCGTGGATGTGGGCGTCAATCGGTTGAGTGTTGGCGTGCAAGGTACGGATCGCGAAAGGCTCGAGTTCCTTGGTCGGCTTCACGATGCACAAGGAGGCTTGGCAGCGGTCGCTGCAGCCGTGCGTGCGGGTGTGCCGCGCGTGAGTGCCGACCTGATCTATGGGATCGCCCTGCCAGAAGCAGGTTCGAGCGCACGATATCTCGCGGGAGGGCCCGTGCGCGAACAATCGCCGAACGATGCGGCGGCGGAAGCACGGCGAGTGGCTGAGACGGGGGTAACGCATGTGTCGGCGTACAGTTTGACGATCGAGCCGGGAACTCGTTTTGGTGAATTATCGCGACGCGGCAAATTGCCCGTAGCAAGCGACGATGTCGTTGCGGATGCGTTCTTCGCGATCGAAGAAGCGCTCGGAGCAGCGGGGCTCGAACACTACGAGATCTCGAACTACGCGCGACCTGGTCACGAAGCTCGGCACAACCTCGGATATTGGCGAGGGCACGACTACCTGGGCCTCGGTTGCGCGGCTTTTGGGACGATCAGCGGAAAAGCTTCGGGGCAACGAGCTTCGTGGGCGCTTCGTTATCGGAACCTGATCGATCCTTCCCGGTACATGCGTGCAGCACTCGATCGCGCGGTGGATGTCGAAAGCGAAGAGGCTCTTGCGCCCGAAACGCGTCTTCGTGAACGGATCATGCTGGGTCTGCGCCTTCGAAGCGGATTCGATCTCGAGGAGGCCGCGTCGGATCTCGGGCAACCGGTTTGGACCGACGCACGACGCAAAGCAGCAGACCAGCTTTCGGCTCGAGGCAAGCTCGAGGTGCACGAAAACCGCCTTCGTATTCCGAAGCAAGCGTGGGTGCTCGCGGATGGGATCGCTGCGGAGTTGTTTTGA
- a CDS encoding polyprenyl synthetase family protein → MSGSESTAHNAFLELLGRLRPEIDRRIAERYDVVVARARTHGPHVAAMVEASRDLALRGGKRLRAGLIAAGWLAAGGDADLEAPIEGGVAFELLQTYLLIQDDWMDGDMTRRGGPSVHAALTRALDGTQRGASSAILASDLTWGLSVETLLGIERLSAEARIEVLSTFLRVHEDVVLGQQLDILGASEDVEAMHDLKTGSYTIRGPLVLGATMAGGSHELREFLTRFSAPLGVAFQLRDDLLGTFGDPAETGKPVGNDIIVGKRTALVVEAERLASEDERRAIASAFDRGDASEAAVGAATSAMISSGARRAVEERQGTLCDRALAMLDESLLPVAVRPVLAGIVDAIRVRPSEPKVRS, encoded by the coding sequence ATGAGCGGATCTGAGTCGACGGCACACAACGCCTTTCTCGAACTGCTCGGCCGTTTGCGTCCGGAGATCGACCGGCGCATTGCCGAGCGGTACGACGTCGTCGTTGCGCGTGCACGTACGCACGGGCCGCATGTCGCGGCGATGGTCGAAGCGTCGCGCGACCTTGCGCTGCGTGGTGGCAAGCGGCTTCGAGCAGGCCTGATCGCAGCAGGATGGCTCGCTGCGGGTGGAGACGCCGATCTGGAAGCGCCCATCGAAGGTGGCGTCGCGTTCGAGCTATTGCAGACGTACTTGCTCATTCAGGACGACTGGATGGACGGGGACATGACGCGCCGCGGTGGACCAAGCGTTCATGCTGCGTTGACTCGAGCGCTCGACGGCACACAGCGCGGTGCATCATCCGCCATCCTCGCGAGCGATCTCACGTGGGGTTTGTCCGTCGAAACACTCTTGGGAATCGAACGGTTATCGGCCGAGGCGCGCATCGAGGTCTTGTCGACGTTCTTGCGCGTTCACGAAGATGTCGTGCTCGGACAGCAGCTCGACATTCTCGGTGCATCCGAAGACGTCGAAGCGATGCACGACCTGAAAACGGGCAGCTACACGATTCGTGGACCGCTCGTGCTCGGGGCGACGATGGCCGGTGGATCACACGAGCTTCGAGAGTTCCTCACGCGATTTTCCGCGCCGCTTGGTGTTGCATTCCAACTTCGTGACGACTTGCTCGGGACGTTCGGTGACCCTGCGGAGACCGGCAAGCCCGTGGGTAACGACATCATCGTTGGAAAACGCACGGCGCTGGTCGTGGAAGCCGAACGTTTGGCGAGCGAGGACGAACGTAGGGCCATCGCGAGCGCGTTCGATCGCGGTGACGCAAGTGAAGCTGCGGTCGGTGCAGCGACTTCAGCGATGATTTCGTCGGGAGCTCGTCGCGCCGTCGAAGAGCGTCAGGGAACCCTTTGTGATCGAGCGCTGGCGATGCTCGACGAGTCATTGCTTCCCGTTGCCGTACGGCCGGTGCTCGCTGGTATCGTCGATGCCATCAGGGTTCGTCCAAGCGAACCGAAGGTACGATCGTGA